The following coding sequences lie in one Rutidosis leptorrhynchoides isolate AG116_Rl617_1_P2 chromosome 6, CSIRO_AGI_Rlap_v1, whole genome shotgun sequence genomic window:
- the LOC139854272 gene encoding uncharacterized protein, whose protein sequence is MDWLRPLKASIKCDRKMISFRLADGTRVIARGEQGGYSFPLISMMKARKSLSKGCESFLAYVVDGKKEKKVIDDIPIVLEFPEVFPDELPGLPPIREVEYKIELVPGATPVAKAPYRLAPSEIREMMSQIQELLDHGFIRPMYSKTEAKHAEHLRQVLNLLKQE, encoded by the exons atggattggctgaggcCACTTAAAGCTagcattaagtgtgataggaaaatgatttcctTTCGTTTAGCTGATGGAACCCGTGTTATAGCCCGAGGGGAACAGGGTGGGTATAGTTTTCCGTTGATATCAATGATGAAAGCAAGGAAATCTTTATCAAAAGGGTGTGAATCGTTCCTAGCTTATGTAGTAGAtggtaagaaagaaaagaaagtaaTAGACGATATTCCAATAGTTTTAGAGTTTCCGGAAGTGTTTCCAGACGAGTTACCAGGGTTACCGCCgataagagaagtagagtataagattgaattggtgccTGGAGCCACTCCAGTTGCCAAAGCCCCGTATCGTTTAGCGCCGTCAGAAATTCGTGAGATGATGTCACAAATTCAGGAGCTATTAGATCATGggtttattagaccga tgtattcaaagacagaggccaAACACGCTGAACATTTAAGACAGGTGTTGAATTTGTTGAAACAAGAATag